The following coding sequences are from one Megamonas funiformis window:
- a CDS encoding sodium ion-translocating decarboxylase subunit beta encodes MDAFLVAIQSVWTDSGYVALNMGNITMIVVGLILLYLAIGKGYEPLLLTPIAFGCVLANFPNNGFHEGVMWAIGQGIQMEIFPPLIFLGVGAMTDFGPLIANPNTLMLGAAAQFGVFVALGGAMLLGFNVQEAASIGIIGGADGPTAIYLATKLAPDLLGAIAVAAYSYMSLVPLIQPPIMRLFTTKEERAIKMGQLREVTRFERIVFPIMATIIISLLLPPIASLIGMLMLGNLFRESGVTDRLSDTSQNALCNIVTIFLALGTGLTMSADKFLRLQTVEIIFLGLVAFAGGTAAGVLLGKVMCKLSGGKINPLIGSAGVSAVPMAARVSQIEGQKANPSNYLLMHAMGPNVAGVIGTAVAAGTMLAMFGG; translated from the coding sequence ATGGATGCTTTTTTAGTGGCAATTCAATCTGTTTGGACAGATAGTGGATATGTAGCCTTGAACATGGGAAATATTACTATGATAGTAGTTGGACTTATTTTATTATATTTAGCAATTGGTAAAGGTTATGAACCTTTGCTTTTAACACCAATTGCATTTGGCTGTGTATTAGCAAATTTTCCAAATAATGGTTTCCACGAAGGTGTTATGTGGGCTATTGGTCAAGGTATTCAGATGGAAATTTTCCCACCACTTATCTTTTTAGGTGTAGGTGCAATGACTGATTTTGGACCACTTATTGCTAATCCTAATACATTGATGTTAGGAGCTGCTGCACAATTTGGTGTATTTGTGGCTTTAGGTGGAGCAATGTTACTTGGCTTTAATGTTCAAGAAGCAGCTTCCATTGGTATTATTGGTGGCGCTGATGGCCCTACAGCTATTTACTTAGCAACAAAATTGGCTCCAGATTTATTAGGTGCTATAGCAGTAGCAGCATATTCATATATGTCCTTAGTACCACTTATTCAACCACCTATTATGCGTTTATTTACAACTAAAGAAGAACGTGCTATAAAAATGGGTCAGTTAAGAGAAGTTACTAGATTTGAACGTATTGTATTCCCTATTATGGCTACAATCATTATAAGCTTATTATTACCACCTATTGCTTCTTTAATTGGTATGTTGATGCTTGGTAATTTATTCCGTGAATCTGGTGTTACAGATAGATTATCTGATACATCACAAAATGCACTTTGTAATATAGTTACTATTTTCTTAGCATTAGGTACAGGTCTTACAATGTCTGCTGATAAATTCTTGCGCTTACAGACTGTAGAAATTATTTTCTTAGGTTTAGTTGCATTTGCTGGTGGTACAGCAGCTGGTGTATTACTTGGTAAAGTAATGTGTAAATTGAGTGGTGGCAAAATTAATCCACTTATTGGTTCAGCAGGTGTATCCGCTGTGCCAATGGCAGCTCGTGTATCTCAAATTGAAGGTCAAAAAGCAAATCCTAGTAACTATTTATTAATGCATGCTATGGGTCCAAATGTTGCAGGGGTAATTGGTACAGCAGTAGCTGCAGGTACTATGCTTGCTATGTTCGGTGGCTGA
- a CDS encoding OadG family protein — MDAPNPVLIMVINMTIVFVVLYILGLFIRLIHVIDPTRIRKAEPKKEEVKPVEQVQVPKDDMADKTLAAIIVTSLMAYGCKDFEIKSIRKL; from the coding sequence ATGGACGCACCAAATCCTGTATTAATTATGGTTATTAATATGACAATAGTATTTGTAGTATTGTACATTCTAGGCTTATTTATTAGGCTAATACATGTTATTGACCCTACAAGAATAAGAAAAGCTGAACCTAAAAAAGAAGAGGTAAAGCCAGTTGAGCAGGTTCAAGTCCCTAAAGATGATATGGCAGATAAAACTTTAGCAGCAATAATAGTTACTTCTTTAATGGCTTATGGATGTAAAGATTTTGAAATAAAATCAATAAGAAAATTATAG
- the pyrE gene encoding orotate phosphoribosyltransferase, with protein sequence MTEQEVKELLIKTNAIMEGHFLLTSGLHSPMYVEKFNVLQQPKYTEQLCKALAEYFADKNIDTVVGPMTGGILLAHEVGKALGTRAIFTERVDGKMTFRRGFSLKPGERVAIVEDIVTTGGSVREVIDVVKAEGAIPVGVGLLVDRSGGKATFEDVPAHALLHLDVTTYKPEECPLCHDNVPMTKRGRTGK encoded by the coding sequence ATGACTGAACAAGAAGTAAAAGAATTATTAATAAAAACTAATGCTATTATGGAAGGTCATTTCCTTTTAACTTCTGGACTTCATAGCCCAATGTATGTAGAAAAATTCAATGTATTACAGCAACCAAAATACACAGAACAGCTTTGCAAAGCACTTGCTGAATATTTTGCTGATAAAAATATTGATACTGTAGTAGGCCCTATGACTGGTGGTATTTTACTTGCTCATGAAGTTGGTAAAGCACTTGGTACAAGAGCTATTTTCACAGAACGTGTTGATGGTAAAATGACTTTTCGTCGTGGTTTTAGCTTAAAACCAGGTGAAAGAGTTGCTATTGTTGAAGATATCGTTACAACTGGTGGTTCTGTAAGAGAAGTTATTGATGTAGTAAAAGCTGAAGGTGCTATTCCAGTAGGTGTAGGTCTTCTTGTAGATAGAAGCGGTGGTAAAGCTACATTTGAAGATGTTCCTGCTCATGCACTTTTACATCTTGATGTTACAACTTATAAACCAGAAGAATGCCCACTTTGCCATGACAATGTACCTATGACAAAACGTGGTCGTACTGGTAAATAA
- the pyrF gene encoding orotidine-5'-phosphate decarboxylase: protein MVKDKLIVALDFHTKEDALALVDKLGDSVVFYKVGMELFYRVGSSIIEELKKRNKKIFLDLKLHDIPNTVAQGLCSLLYQGVDIMNVHASGGYTMMKTAADTVRAEAKKMGIEAPKIIAVTILTSINEADWEGLGQTASIKDQVIRLAKLTKEAGLDGVVASPQEAKFIREACGEDFLIITPGVRPAGASIDDQSRIATPARALADGATHLVVGRPIRVAQNPVEAVENILKEMENA, encoded by the coding sequence ATGGTAAAAGATAAATTAATCGTTGCTCTTGATTTCCATACAAAAGAAGATGCGCTTGCTTTAGTTGATAAATTAGGCGATAGTGTTGTTTTCTATAAAGTAGGAATGGAATTATTCTATAGAGTAGGTTCATCTATTATTGAAGAATTGAAAAAACGCAATAAAAAAATCTTTTTAGATTTAAAATTGCATGATATTCCAAACACAGTAGCACAAGGATTATGTTCACTTTTATATCAAGGTGTAGACATTATGAATGTACATGCTTCAGGTGGATACACTATGATGAAAACAGCAGCAGATACAGTGCGTGCTGAAGCAAAAAAAATGGGTATTGAAGCACCAAAAATTATTGCTGTAACAATTTTAACAAGTATCAATGAAGCTGATTGGGAAGGTCTTGGTCAAACTGCTTCTATAAAAGATCAGGTAATTCGCTTAGCAAAACTCACTAAAGAAGCTGGACTTGATGGTGTAGTAGCATCACCACAAGAAGCAAAATTCATTCGTGAAGCTTGTGGCGAAGATTTCCTTATCATAACACCAGGTGTGCGTCCTGCTGGTGCTTCTATTGATGACCAAAGCAGAATTGCAACTCCAGCTAGAGCTTTAGCAGATGGTGCTACTCATCTTGTTGTAGGCAGACCAATAAGAGTAGCTCAAAATCCAGTGGAAGCTGTTGAAAATATATTAAAAGAAATGGAGAATGCTTAA
- the carB gene encoding carbamoyl-phosphate synthase large subunit: MPKKQNLKKVMVIGSGPIIIGQAAEFDYAGTQACRALKEEGLEVVLVNSNPATIMTDKDIADRVYIEPLTVEFLDEILAKERPDGLLATLGGQAGLNLAVKLSEAGLLEKYNVELLGTSLEAIERAEDRELFKETMQKLGEPIPESTIVDDVASAVDFANQIGYPIIVRPAYTLGGTGGGIAENEEELIEIVIRGLKYSMIGQVLIERSVAGWKEVEYEVMRDSNDNCIVVCNMENLDPVGVHTGDSIVVAPSQTLTDHEYQMLRSASLRIIRELGIEGGCNAQFALDTKSNQYYVIEVNPRVSRSSALASKATGYPIAKVSAKIAIGYTLDEITNAVTKKTKACFEPSLDYCVVKFPRWPFDKFVYADRTLGTQMKATGEVMSIDRCFEGALLKAVRSLEIGVNRLHIDKIDTWSDEELKNHLSRINDERLFVIAEVLRRGICDIDEINAITKIDKWFLRRIKNITDTEIALAKDGLTEENLRRAKRYGLADRSIAEIVGKEMNEVRNMRKDINLLPCYKMVDTCAAEFEAATPYYYSTFHAQEDEVQTTNKRKVIVLGSGPIRIGQGVEFDYCSVHSVWALRKMGIEAIIINNNPETVSTDFDISDRLYFEPLTTEDVLNIIDKEQPEGVIVQFGGQTAINLAASLKAAGVKVFGTSVDDIDRAEDRERFDEVLEQTNIARPQGASVTNVEDAVKAAEKIGYPSMVRPSYVLGGRAMEIVYNEDELRDYMNRAVKVTPDHPVLIDHYMQGTEVEVDAIADGETVVIPGIMEHIERAGVHSGDSIAVYPPQTLSSKVIFTIIDYTKRLGLNLNVKGLLNIQYVVVNDNVYVIEVNPRSSRTVPFLSKVTDINMVELATRAALGEKLTDLGLKSGLVEPKPYVALKAPVFSFAKMQDVDISLGPEMKSTGEVMGIDYHYARALYKAITGAGMNIPHEGTILFTVANKDKEEMKQLGRAFAELGFKIAATEGTAKALKEVGVESSIVYKVHERGQNVGSDRSSDIIKMIKAGGINMVITTQTPGQKFAKDGFRIRRATVEHGIACLTSLDTAWEVLRVLSFIRERRLVYSLALQDYIGRGDELA, from the coding sequence GTGCCAAAAAAACAAAATCTAAAAAAAGTAATGGTTATCGGTTCTGGTCCTATTATCATTGGTCAGGCTGCTGAATTTGACTATGCAGGTACACAGGCTTGCCGTGCATTAAAAGAAGAAGGACTTGAAGTTGTACTTGTAAACAGTAACCCTGCTACAATTATGACAGATAAAGATATCGCTGACCGTGTATATATAGAACCTCTTACAGTTGAATTTTTAGATGAAATTTTAGCAAAAGAACGTCCAGATGGTTTACTTGCAACATTAGGTGGTCAGGCTGGTCTTAACCTTGCTGTAAAATTATCTGAAGCAGGTCTTTTAGAAAAATATAATGTTGAATTATTAGGTACTTCTTTGGAAGCTATTGAACGCGCTGAAGACCGTGAGCTTTTCAAAGAAACTATGCAAAAATTAGGTGAACCAATTCCAGAAAGTACAATCGTTGATGATGTAGCTTCTGCTGTAGATTTTGCAAATCAGATTGGTTATCCTATCATCGTACGTCCAGCATATACTCTTGGTGGTACTGGCGGCGGTATTGCAGAAAATGAAGAAGAATTAATTGAAATCGTTATTCGCGGTTTAAAATACAGTATGATAGGTCAAGTACTTATCGAACGTAGTGTTGCTGGTTGGAAAGAAGTAGAATACGAAGTTATGCGTGACTCCAACGATAACTGTATTGTAGTCTGCAACATGGAAAACCTTGACCCAGTTGGTGTGCATACAGGTGATAGTATCGTAGTTGCACCATCTCAGACACTTACTGACCATGAATATCAAATGCTTCGTAGTGCATCTTTACGTATTATTCGTGAACTCGGTATCGAAGGTGGATGTAATGCACAATTCGCATTAGATACAAAATCCAATCAATATTATGTAATCGAAGTTAACCCACGTGTTAGCCGTTCTAGTGCGCTCGCTTCTAAAGCTACTGGTTATCCAATCGCTAAAGTTTCCGCTAAAATTGCTATCGGTTATACTTTAGATGAAATCACAAATGCAGTAACAAAGAAAACAAAAGCTTGCTTTGAACCTTCCTTAGACTATTGCGTAGTTAAATTCCCTCGTTGGCCATTCGATAAATTCGTATATGCTGACCGCACACTTGGTACACAGATGAAAGCAACAGGTGAAGTTATGTCTATCGACCGTTGCTTTGAAGGTGCATTATTAAAAGCAGTACGTTCTCTTGAAATCGGTGTAAATCGCTTACACATTGATAAAATTGATACTTGGAGCGATGAAGAACTTAAAAATCATTTATCTCGTATCAATGATGAACGTTTATTCGTTATCGCTGAAGTATTACGTCGCGGCATTTGTGATATTGATGAAATCAATGCAATCACAAAAATTGATAAATGGTTCTTACGTAGAATTAAAAATATCACAGATACAGAAATTGCACTTGCAAAAGATGGCTTAACAGAAGAAAACTTACGTCGTGCAAAACGCTATGGTTTAGCAGACCGTTCTATTGCTGAAATTGTAGGCAAAGAAATGAATGAAGTTCGCAACATGAGAAAAGATATTAATCTTTTACCTTGTTATAAAATGGTTGATACTTGTGCTGCTGAATTTGAAGCTGCTACACCATATTATTACTCTACATTCCATGCTCAAGAAGATGAAGTACAGACTACAAATAAACGTAAAGTAATCGTTTTAGGTTCTGGTCCAATCCGCATTGGTCAGGGTGTAGAATTCGACTATTGTTCCGTTCATTCTGTATGGGCACTTCGCAAAATGGGTATTGAAGCAATCATCATTAACAATAACCCAGAAACAGTAAGTACAGACTTTGATATTTCCGATAGACTCTATTTTGAACCACTTACAACAGAAGATGTTTTAAATATCATTGATAAAGAACAGCCAGAAGGTGTTATCGTTCAGTTCGGTGGTCAGACTGCAATCAACCTTGCAGCATCTTTAAAAGCTGCTGGTGTAAAAGTATTCGGTACATCTGTTGATGATATCGACCGTGCTGAAGACCGTGAACGTTTTGATGAAGTATTAGAACAGACTAATATCGCAAGACCTCAAGGTGCTAGCGTAACAAATGTTGAAGATGCAGTAAAAGCAGCTGAAAAAATCGGATATCCTTCCATGGTTCGTCCATCTTACGTACTTGGTGGTCGTGCAATGGAAATCGTATATAATGAAGATGAATTACGCGATTATATGAACCGTGCTGTAAAAGTTACACCAGATCATCCTGTACTCATCGACCATTATATGCAAGGTACAGAAGTAGAAGTTGATGCTATTGCTGATGGTGAAACAGTAGTAATTCCAGGTATCATGGAACATATCGAACGTGCTGGTGTTCACTCTGGAGATAGTATTGCGGTATATCCTCCACAGACTTTATCTTCTAAAGTAATCTTCACTATCATTGACTATACAAAACGTCTTGGCTTAAATCTCAATGTTAAAGGTTTATTAAATATCCAATACGTTGTAGTAAATGATAATGTATATGTAATCGAAGTAAATCCTCGTTCTAGCCGTACTGTACCATTCTTAAGCAAAGTTACAGATATCAATATGGTAGAGCTTGCTACTCGTGCAGCATTAGGTGAAAAACTTACAGATCTTGGTTTAAAATCTGGTCTTGTAGAACCAAAACCATATGTAGCTTTAAAAGCTCCTGTATTCTCCTTTGCTAAGATGCAAGATGTAGATATTTCCCTTGGACCTGAAATGAAATCCACAGGTGAAGTAATGGGTATTGACTACCATTATGCACGTGCTTTATATAAAGCTATCACAGGTGCAGGTATGAATATTCCTCATGAAGGAACAATTCTCTTCACTGTAGCTAATAAAGACAAAGAAGAAATGAAACAATTAGGTAGAGCTTTTGCTGAACTTGGTTTTAAAATTGCAGCTACAGAAGGTACAGCTAAAGCATTAAAAGAAGTAGGCGTAGAATCTTCTATCGTATATAAAGTTCATGAACGTGGACAAAATGTAGGCAGTGATCGTAGCAGCGATATCATTAAAATGATTAAAGCTGGCGGTATTAATATGGTTATTACTACACAAACTCCAGGTCAGAAATTCGCTAAAGATGGTTTCAGAATTCGCCGTGCTACTGTAGAACATGGTATTGCATGTCTTACATCTTTAGATACTGCTTGGGAAGTATTGCGTGTATTGAGCTTCATTCGTGAACGTCGTTTAGTATATTCTTTAGCACTTCAAGATTATATTGGTCGTGGCGATGAACTAGCATAA
- the carA gene encoding glutamine-hydrolyzing carbamoyl-phosphate synthase small subunit, which yields MKGKLVLEDGAVFYGDMLDERPVLGEVVFNTGMTGYQEILTDPSYCSQIVTLTYPLIGNYGAAKKFNQSRKCFFNGFIIGELCDIGSNWQKEEELAEFLKAQDIPCLYNVDTRAVTRHIRSLGAMKGVLVPETATQEEIDALMKNEIPKEVVKIVTTPKIYKMENPGGPHVVVMDFGIKQHILDSLHGIGCDLTIVPADTKADEIMALNPDGIFLSNGPGDPKDLPEIIEVVREIAGKKPTFGICLGHQLLSLAFGADTYKLKFGHRGSNQPVKNLLTGRVHITSQNHGYAVDEESLKGLPLEVTHRAVNDGTVEGIRHTQLPIFSVQYHPEASPGPDDNRYLFDQFWAMLQKGE from the coding sequence TTGAAAGGCAAATTAGTATTAGAAGACGGAGCAGTTTTTTATGGCGATATGCTTGATGAAAGACCTGTTTTAGGTGAAGTTGTATTCAATACTGGTATGACAGGTTATCAGGAAATTTTAACTGACCCATCTTATTGCAGTCAAATCGTTACACTCACTTACCCATTAATCGGTAACTATGGTGCAGCAAAAAAATTCAATCAATCTCGTAAATGTTTCTTCAATGGTTTTATCATTGGCGAACTTTGTGATATTGGTAGCAACTGGCAAAAAGAAGAAGAATTAGCTGAATTCTTAAAAGCACAAGATATTCCTTGTTTATATAATGTAGACACTCGTGCTGTTACTCGTCATATTCGTTCTTTAGGTGCTATGAAAGGTGTTCTTGTACCTGAAACTGCAACTCAAGAAGAAATTGACGCTTTAATGAAAAATGAAATTCCAAAAGAAGTAGTAAAAATTGTTACTACACCAAAAATTTATAAAATGGAAAATCCAGGCGGTCCACATGTTGTAGTTATGGACTTTGGTATAAAACAACATATTTTAGATTCTCTTCATGGTATTGGTTGTGATTTAACAATCGTTCCAGCTGATACTAAAGCTGATGAAATCATGGCTTTAAATCCAGATGGTATCTTCTTATCCAATGGCCCTGGGGATCCAAAAGATTTACCAGAAATCATTGAAGTAGTACGTGAAATTGCAGGTAAAAAACCTACATTTGGTATTTGTCTTGGTCATCAGTTATTATCCTTAGCTTTTGGTGCAGACACTTATAAATTAAAATTCGGTCATCGTGGTTCCAATCAACCAGTTAAAAACTTACTCACTGGTAGAGTTCATATTACATCTCAAAACCACGGTTATGCTGTAGATGAAGAATCTTTAAAAGGATTGCCACTTGAAGTAACTCATAGAGCTGTAAACGATGGTACAGTAGAAGGTATTCGTCATACACAATTACCTATTTTCTCTGTACAATATCATCCAGAGGCTTCACCAGGTCCAGATGATAATAGATATTTATTTGACCAATTTTGGGCAATGCTTCAGAAAGGGGAATAA
- a CDS encoding dihydroorotase gives MKLLIKGGRVINPGKDFDAVSDVLVENGKIVAIGENLEASDAKVIDAKGKVVAPGFIDMHTHLREPGQEAKEDFASGSKAAAAGGFTTVATMPNTKPVVDNAILVNGLKQRAQDEGIVHIEVIGALTKGQEGKELAEVGDMAQAGAVAFSDDGHFDNNCKLMLNAFDYLRTFDKAIMSHAEETSLVAEGVMNEGHRSAMLGMKGRPTVAEDIAVMREILLAEYADAWVHISHISSKNAIDMVRQAKKRGVRVTAEVTPHHLTMTDEMVDPTDSSTKVNPPLRGQADVNAALEGLKDGTIDIIATDHSPHAQEEKDREYKFAPSGFPGLETALGVLLTDLYHKDLISLNELVAKMSYMPGKLFFDGKRGILEENAMADITIFDPELEWTVEKEKFYTKGSHSPFVGRTLKGKAVMTIVEGNIVMDNGEIIA, from the coding sequence ATGAAATTACTGATTAAAGGTGGACGAGTTATAAATCCTGGCAAAGATTTTGATGCTGTCAGTGATGTCCTTGTAGAAAATGGTAAAATCGTAGCTATTGGTGAAAATTTAGAAGCTAGTGATGCAAAAGTAATAGATGCTAAAGGCAAAGTAGTAGCTCCAGGCTTTATTGATATGCACACTCATCTTCGTGAACCTGGTCAAGAAGCTAAAGAAGATTTTGCTTCTGGCTCTAAAGCTGCTGCTGCTGGCGGATTTACAACAGTTGCAACAATGCCAAATACAAAACCTGTAGTAGATAATGCAATCTTAGTAAATGGATTAAAACAACGTGCTCAAGATGAAGGTATAGTGCATATTGAAGTTATTGGTGCACTCACTAAAGGGCAAGAAGGAAAAGAATTAGCAGAAGTCGGCGATATGGCACAAGCTGGTGCTGTAGCTTTTTCTGATGATGGTCACTTTGATAATAATTGCAAATTAATGCTTAATGCATTTGATTATTTAAGAACTTTTGATAAAGCAATTATGTCTCATGCAGAAGAAACAAGTCTTGTAGCAGAAGGTGTAATGAATGAAGGTCATCGTTCTGCTATGCTTGGTATGAAAGGTAGACCAACAGTAGCAGAAGATATCGCAGTAATGCGTGAAATTTTGTTAGCTGAATATGCTGATGCATGGGTGCATATCTCTCATATTAGTTCTAAAAATGCAATTGATATGGTTCGTCAAGCTAAAAAACGTGGTGTGAGAGTTACAGCAGAAGTAACACCTCATCATTTGACTATGACTGATGAAATGGTAGATCCAACAGATTCTTCAACAAAAGTAAATCCACCGCTTCGTGGACAAGCTGATGTAAATGCAGCTCTTGAAGGATTAAAAGATGGTACTATTGATATCATTGCAACAGACCATTCACCACATGCTCAAGAAGAAAAAGACCGTGAATATAAATTTGCTCCAAGTGGATTCCCAGGTCTTGAAACTGCGCTTGGTGTATTATTAACAGATTTATATCATAAAGATTTAATTTCTTTAAATGAGCTTGTAGCTAAAATGAGTTATATGCCAGGTAAATTATTCTTCGATGGTAAACGTGGTATCTTAGAAGAAAATGCTATGGCAGATATAACTATTTTTGACCCAGAACTTGAATGGACAGTAGAAAAAGAAAAATTCTACACAAAAGGTTCTCATAGTCCATTTGTAGGTCGTACATTAAAAGGTAAAGCCGTTATGACCATTGTTGAAGGCAATATTGTAATGGATAATGGTGAAATTATAGCTTAA
- a CDS encoding aspartate carbamoyltransferase catalytic subunit, protein MLSRNSVSLRGKNILGLEYFSPEEIELVLDTAKEMKNIIHRDIKKLPTLRGKSVVTLFYEPSTRTRTSFELAGKYLSADVVNITSSTSSIVKGESLRDTLLTLEDMGVDAIIMRHSAEGAAEYATKVVSPVIINAGDGAHAHPSQGLLNLFTIRQHKGTLKGLKVAIIGDILHSRVARSDIWGMRKMGIEVHLAGPKTLLPRYLAEEPGIFVHDRVEDAIKDADVINVLRIQLERMKSGLFPSLREYARIFGLNKERLALAKKDVLILHPGPMNKGVEISPEIAYGLNSAIQDQVQNGVAVRMALLTLTLTGGKDNEITD, encoded by the coding sequence ATGTTGAGTAGAAACAGCGTTTCATTACGTGGTAAAAATATTCTTGGATTAGAATATTTTTCTCCGGAAGAAATCGAATTAGTGTTGGACACAGCAAAAGAGATGAAAAATATCATTCATCGTGATATTAAAAAATTACCAACATTAAGAGGAAAATCAGTTGTTACTTTATTTTATGAACCAAGTACAAGAACACGTACTTCGTTTGAATTAGCAGGCAAATATCTAAGTGCAGATGTAGTAAATATTACATCTAGTACAAGTAGTATTGTTAAAGGTGAAAGTCTTCGCGATACACTACTTACACTTGAAGATATGGGCGTTGATGCTATTATCATGCGTCATAGTGCCGAAGGTGCAGCTGAATATGCAACTAAAGTTGTAAGCCCAGTTATCATAAATGCAGGGGACGGAGCACATGCACATCCATCTCAAGGATTGTTGAATTTATTCACAATTAGACAACATAAAGGAACTTTAAAAGGTTTAAAAGTTGCTATTATTGGGGATATACTTCATAGCCGTGTAGCTCGTAGCGATATTTGGGGTATGAGAAAAATGGGCATAGAAGTTCATCTTGCAGGTCCAAAAACATTATTACCAAGATATTTAGCTGAAGAACCTGGCATTTTTGTACATGACCGTGTGGAAGATGCAATTAAAGATGCTGATGTAATCAATGTTTTACGTATTCAACTTGAACGTATGAAATCAGGTTTATTCCCATCTCTTCGTGAATATGCACGTATCTTTGGCTTGAATAAAGAACGTTTAGCTTTAGCTAAAAAAGATGTATTAATTCTTCATCCAGGTCCAATGAATAAAGGTGTGGAAATTTCTCCAGAAATTGCTTATGGTTTAAATTCTGCAATTCAAGACCAAGTACAAAATGGTGTTGCTGTTCGTATGGCTTTATTAACTCTAACTTTAACAGGAGGAAAAGACAATGAAATTACTGATTAA
- a CDS encoding DNA methyltransferase — protein MIRKKLGQRIKEKRLQLGLSQEKFALSINMDRTYFASIEKRINILFKLINDDCFNLMKTIPDNCIDLILTDPPYNIAQYSTGNIFLPKRKPINNDIANWDKNSINPHNLVYDFKRILKPTGNIFIFTGYNKLGQWHEAFDKEFDTFQIFIWHKTNPPPKIYKNGFLNSCELIVCLWNKGHTWNFSTQKEMHNFFEVPILRD, from the coding sequence ATGATAAGAAAAAAATTAGGGCAACGTATAAAAGAAAAACGTTTGCAATTAGGCTTAAGCCAAGAAAAATTTGCTCTTTCTATTAATATGGACAGAACATATTTTGCTAGTATTGAAAAAAGGATTAATATTTTGTTTAAATTAATAAATGATGACTGTTTTAATTTAATGAAAACAATTCCTGATAATTGCATTGACTTAATTTTAACTGATCCACCTTATAATATAGCTCAATATTCAACAGGAAATATTTTTTTGCCTAAACGAAAACCCATCAATAATGATATTGCAAATTGGGATAAAAATTCAATAAATCCACATAATTTAGTATATGATTTTAAACGTATTTTAAAACCAACTGGAAATATTTTTATCTTTACTGGTTATAATAAATTAGGACAGTGGCATGAAGCTTTCGATAAAGAATTTGATACTTTTCAAATTTTTATCTGGCATAAAACTAATCCACCGCCTAAAATATATAAAAATGGATTTCTAAATAGTTGTGAACTCATTGTTTGTCTATGGAATAAAGGTCATACTTGGAATTTTTCTACACAAAAAGAAATGCATAATTTTTTTGAAGTTCCTATCCTGAGAGATTAA
- a CDS encoding DNA methyltransferase, which yields MASNPKDLIFDPFMGVGSTGIASLKLNRRFAGCEINKTYFKACFDRLNSVYH from the coding sequence ATTGCCAGTAATCCTAAAGATTTAATTTTCGATCCATTCATGGGAGTTGGTTCAACTGGTATTGCTTCTTTAAAATTAAACAGACGTTTTGCTGGATGCGAAATAAATAAGACATATTTTAAAGCTTGCTTTGATAGATTAAACTCTGTTTATCATTAA